The following is a genomic window from Flavobacteriales bacterium.
TTGGAGTACATGGGTAGTCGCTGATGCAATTGCTTATCATCAGGGAGATTCATCCAAAATAATTTCAGGGACAAGTAAAAGCGATGTGAAATCAAGGTTTTGGGCTTTGAATGAAGGAAATATTAGCATCGACTTACCGGATTACTTCAAGAAACACTTCGAAATATTTAATCGATCATTTAAACTCTCAGATTCTTACCTATTAGTAGATGTCTCGACCGTTGTGGACCGGGACTGGTATTACGACATTTTCGTGAGCGACCTAGGTATTCCAATCAATGATATTTACCAAAAAGGATTTTCAACAAGGGATGCTTCCCATATTCCCCTTTATGGCTTTTTGGGTTGGAACGTTCTGAAATTGAGGTTTCCATTGTTGTTTTTTACCGATGATTTTTCTGCCTTAGTGCCGAACAAACTTTGGTGGGAAATTCGTCCTAAGGGAAAAGACATGATAATTGATAGGAACGCCAATTTTTGTTCTTCACTAGACATTATCAGAAATGATTACTAATTGGGACGAACGCGTTATTCGGGAATGTGAGTTTTTCGAAGGTAAACGAATAGAAATCTATCCTATTTATCTTGATGACCCAATACATAAGTGCTTCTTGGTCCGGTCTGATAAAAACTACAAAGTTCGATTATCAAAGAAGCAATACTCTCGGACCGTGCAGGCAGAATTAGATGCAATAAGACTGTTAGAGAAGCATGTTGAGTGGACACCTACTGTTTACTATTCTAACGTAAGCAATGCAAACAGAAAATTACTAGTTTATGAGTTCATTGAAGGCACCAGTCTAGACAAGATTGAAATCTCTGGACAGCAATTCGATAGCGATTCGATATGCAAACAGTTATCTCGAATCCTTAACCAAATTCACCAGATACCAGGAGATTATTTCGGGGAATTTGATGGTACGCATTTTGCCTCTTGGGAGCATTATCTTGGGTTTAAATTCGAAAATCACCTTAACAAATCGCTGGAATTAAACCTGTTGGATTTATACGACCTTAAACTGATTGAAAGTAGGATTTCTCGACATTGCGATTACTTCGCTCAAGTAACACCCACCTTCTTGCATTTTGACGTTAAACCCGCGAATATTGTGCTATCTGACGGGGGAACCGTGACACTTATTGATTTCGAACTTTCGAGATTTGGAGACCCTGCCATGGAGTATTCCAAAATGTTGACTGACTTTGGAACCACGTCTAACGTTAAAGATAAAATACTTGGAAAGTTGGCTTCAGACTGGTTCAATAATCTAAGTAAGGAACCAATAAATTTTAGCGAAATAGTGATGCTTTATCAACTCTACAATCAATTAGCGTATTATACAACAAGCCTACTTAAACACCATACACCACGTCCTAAACTCATACCATTAATTAAACAGCAAATACAAAGCATTAGGGATTCGGAAAACTTGTTCGTCCATCGGTAATGTTGGTTTTAGGTTCTAAGGCGTATAAGAATTCAGCAAACCTTTCGTTATCCATATTCAGAATCCGTTTTACTTGACTTCGGACTTGTTTACTCCTAATGCAGGTTTGGAGTTTTTCATCCACATCTTCCGATTTTAGTCGAGAGAACTGACGCAGCGAAATTGCCATATCCTCGAAAAAGTACAGGTATCTTTCCTCCATTCTATTATCAACTATGATGGTGCTTAACAGTTCTAAGGCGACCAAATATGACTCGTTCTTGACACTATGATCACTGGTCACTTTTCCTAGTAGGTAATGAGATTTCCAATACGACCTATTAGAGCTGTATCGTACACATAAATCAATGGCTATTTGCGCATAGTCTGC
Proteins encoded in this region:
- a CDS encoding aminoglycoside phosphotransferase family protein, with translation MITNWDERVIRECEFFEGKRIEIYPIYLDDPIHKCFLVRSDKNYKVRLSKKQYSRTVQAELDAIRLLEKHVEWTPTVYYSNVSNANRKLLVYEFIEGTSLDKIEISGQQFDSDSICKQLSRILNQIHQIPGDYFGEFDGTHFASWEHYLGFKFENHLNKSLELNLLDLYDLKLIESRISRHCDYFAQVTPTFLHFDVKPANIVLSDGGTVTLIDFELSRFGDPAMEYSKMLTDFGTTSNVKDKILGKLASDWFNNLSKEPINFSEIVMLYQLYNQLAYYTTSLLKHHTPRPKLIPLIKQQIQSIRDSENLFVHR